One genomic region from Heterodontus francisci isolate sHetFra1 chromosome 14, sHetFra1.hap1, whole genome shotgun sequence encodes:
- the phlda2 gene encoding pleckstrin homology-like domain family A member 2 has translation MKKIADSAQVIKEGILEKRSDNLLQLWKKKYCILTQDSIGLFPDCQRRSPRKELNLQQIQTVDCVERTGKYIYFTVVTTDNKEMDFRCLGESCWNSAITMALIEFKNRKAIQSFKSRQESETPSPGQQEKVLGRSP, from the coding sequence ATGAAGAAGATCGCGGATAGCGCCCAAGTGATCAAAGAAGGCATCCTCGAGAAGAGAAGCGACAACCTGCTGCAGCTCTGGAAGAAGAAGTACTGTATCCTGACCCAGGACAGTATCGGGCTTTTCCCGGATTGCCAGAGGCGCTCCCCGAGGAAGGAGCTGAACCTGCAGCAGATCCAGACGGTGGACTGTGTGGAGAGGACCGGTAAATACATCTACTTCACCGTGGTCACCACCGACAACAAGGAGATGGACTTCAGGTGCCTGGGGGAGAGCTGCTGGAACTCGGCCATCACCATGGCTCTCATTGAATTCAAGAACAGAAAAGCCATTCAGAGTTTCAAATCTCGACAGGAGAGTGAGACTCCGTCTCCCGGCCAACAGGAGAAGGTGTTGGGAAGGTCACCCTAA